The DNA segment GGCGAATTGAAACTCGCCTTCAAAAAACCTCCTCAAAAAATAATGGGCACGATAAAAAAACTCCTTATGGATATCGCTGAAACGATGGGATAGGGAGCACTTGCATTTTTAGAGTTTCCTGCCTAAAAGGCGACGCATTATGTGAATGAGCATCCGGCAAAGCCTATGCGAATGAAAGGGGTGCGGGGGGAATGGGCTTCGCTGAGTCGTTCCCCCCGATATTATGATAAAAATTGCAATAGCGGCGGATCACGCCGGTTTTTCTTTGAAAGAAAGTTTGAAAACCCATCTTCAATCTCAAGGTTTCGAAATTCTTGATGTCGGTTGTCACTCGGCAGAGCGTTGTGATTATCCCGATTTCGGCGCCAAAGCGGCGAAGACGGTGGCGGAAGGGAAGGCCCAGCGTGCCGTGTTGGTTTGTGGAAGCGGAATTGGCATGTGCATTGCGGCGAACAAAATCCACGGCGTTCGGGCGGCGGTCTTGAGAAGTTTCGATGATGCAAGGCTTAGCCGTGAACACAACGACGCCAATGTTGCCTGCTTCGGCGGCAGAATTACCGCAGTCCATCAGGCTCAAAGCCTTCTCGATGTTTTTTTGAAAACACCTTTCGAAGGCGGCCGTCACATCAATCGGGTCAAGAAACTGGATTCAATAGATGGGGAACATGAGTGCAAAGGTTCTTGTGGATCTTCACGGTGATATCGAGTCCAGCGAGCAAAGCGAGCGAGAGGGGGAGGCTCCGACGGCTTTGCCGTCGGAGGGGGCGACGCGAGCCCCTACAAATAGATCTTCACGGTGATATTTTATGACAAAATTAAATGACTTTGATCCTGAAATTGCCAACGTCATCAAAAAAGAAACGAACCGTTTAGAAACGACGCTCGAATTAATTCCATCCGAAAATCTAGTCAGCAGAAATGTGCTGGAAGCTTTGGGTTCCGTCATGACGGTTAAATATGCCGAAGGATATCCGGGCAAACGCTATTATGGCGGCTGTGAGTTTGTAGATGAAGC comes from the Deltaproteobacteria bacterium genome and includes:
- the rpiB gene encoding ribose 5-phosphate isomerase B, whose translation is MKIAIAADHAGFSLKESLKTHLQSQGFEILDVGCHSAERCDYPDFGAKAAKTVAEGKAQRAVLVCGSGIGMCIAANKIHGVRAAVLRSFDDARLSREHNDANVACFGGRITAVHQAQSLLDVFLKTPFEGGRHINRVKKLDSIDGEHECKGSCGSSR